The Alnus glutinosa chromosome 1, dhAlnGlut1.1, whole genome shotgun sequence region ACAGCCTTATATGCTTCTTACATGTTGAACCATGGTGCAATTGGGCTTGGTAGGATAAAACTTGTTCAATATGAACTTTTCAGGCGTCACTTTTTTGTTCTTGTAATGGGTTATAAAACTTCAATAGTTTAAGCTTGCTAGAATGCGTTATTAGCTGATCATTTTCGTTTTCTAATTCTTAATATAGGTGGAACAAATTGATTCAAAGGCCTTATGAGAATGGTGATCTAAGAGGGCTGAGACTGGTCAAAGCTATATTGAGGCCATTGATGCTGAGAAGGACAAAGGAAACAAAGGATAAAGAAGGAAGGTGATAACTATTATAGTTTCTCAGATCCTTTCAAGCTGCTCTTCTCCTCCTTTCTATCATTTTATCGTTTGCAAACTTTGTCAGCATTATAACTTTTGGTCCTTTTGGTTTTAGGCCAATTCTCGTTCTACCTCCAACTGACATTCAAATCATTGAGTGTGAACAGTCAGAAGCCGAACATGACTTTTATGATGCGCTTTTTAAGAGATCTAAAGTAAGTTTCTCTTGGTTACTTTTGTTTATTATTCTGCATTCTAAGTACTTAGAATTGCTTTCAGTGTATTGTTTATCAATGAAGAAGCTTACAATCTTCTATGAAAACAGGTCCAATTTGACCAGTTTGTTGCACAAGGCAAGGTTCTTCACAACTTTGCATCAATCCTTGAGCTACTGCTTCGATTGAGGCAATGCTGCAACCACCCGTATCTTGTTATGAGGTGTGGAAAATATTGGAAATGCCATGAGCTAATTTGTCATGAATTTCATTTTACCACATTCTTTCGACCTTTTCGTTTCGAATAATTCTTGGTCTGAACATATGCAGTCGTGCTGGTTCCCAAAAGTATGCAGACCTGAACAAGCTTGCAAGAAGGTTCCTCGAAATCAATCCTGATTCTTCCACTACAAAGCAGATTGGCCCAACCCATGCATACATTGAAGAGGTTGTTGACGGTATCCGGAAGGGCGAAAACACAGAGTGCCCCATATGCATGGAGTATGCTGACGACCCTGTTCTCACTCCATGCGCGCATAGGATGTGTAGAGAGTGTCTCCTCTCAAGCTGGCGGACCCCAACAACTGGGCTATGCCCAATTTGCCGGCAATTACTCAAAAAGACCGACCTCATAACATGCCCAACAGAAAACCAGTTCTGGGTTGATGTTGACACGAACTGGAAGGAGTCTTCGAAGGTTTCAAAACTCTTTGACTGCTTGGAACGTATTCGCCGGTCAGGTTCTGGTGAAAAGAGCATTGTTTTCAGCCAGTGGACTTCGTTTTTTGATCTCCTTGAGATCCCCTTGAAGAGGAGAGGTATCGGCTTCTTAAGGTTTGATGGAAAGCTTGCGCAGAAGCAGAGGGAGTGTGTCCTGAAGGAGTTTAGCGAGACCAAGGAGAAAATGGTAAACACCATTTTCCAACTACAATTTTCACACTCTCTTCTGCTTTTGCTGATCATATTCATATGTTTCTTTGACATTTCAGGTATTGCTGATGTCTTTGAAAGCTGGTGGTGTTGGCTTGAATCTAACTGCAGCCTCTAATGTCTTCTTAATGGTACATTCTCAGCCATGTTTCTCTGACAGTTGttctttctgttttctttttctcaaaaatacAATAATCTCTATCCTTCATGTTGTAGGATCCATGGTGGAATCCTGCCGTTGAAGAGCAAGCAATCATGCGAATTCATCGTATTGGGCAAAAGCGAACGGTGCGTGTCAGAAGATTCATTGTTAAGGTAAGTTTTACTCATTCATTTTTCCGCTTCAAGCTGTCCAGAATTGATCCAATCAAAGCCTTCCCGGCGAGGTCaaagtttgaattttatttttcatatggtCGAAGTTTTTGGTCACTGTTGAAACGGCATTGACGTGGACAATGTGATAGGACACGGTGGAGGAAAGAATGCAACAAGTCCAGGCACGTAAGCAGCACATGATTTCTGGGGCCCTCACCGATCAGGAGGTTCGGACGGCTAGGATTGAGGAGCTCAAAATGCTTTTCCGATGAAATTgcatgattaaatttattttgacgAGAGGGGCATGCATGCTTTGGAGGGTTTTTTTGTATGGGTCCGAAGATGCCCAATTTTGTAAATTCTGGCATTGTGAATGGTAATTTGGTGCTCTCCGTCGACAATGATTGCCATGTAGAGCACAATAGAGAGAATATACCGGGGGGTAGCCACAGGAAAAGTtgaaaatatatgaatataCTGAAAATGACGCTTCTATCCTTGAGTCCTTGACCAAAGAACGGTGCAAAAGTTCCCAACAACACGACAATAGAGATAATAACAAATGTGGGCCAAACACGTGTCAATCATATCTTGGTTTTCCAAGGTCGAGGATTGACCACGTAATTGGGGCCTCAGCCGTTAGATCATAAGTTGTTTCGGCTTCACCAAATCTAGGCCGCGGTTTTGCGTAGGTTTAAAATGGCAAAGGTTAATGTTATAACGTCCGTTTGAAGCGTAAAGGGTCAAAACCTGGTGGCATGTGAAGGTTACAACTTAACAACATCAGCATATGTCCCCACCGTTTCAGTTGGGGTGGGGTCCGTTACAGGAAGCGTCAAAAACGCATCCACTCAGGCTTTGACTGTGATGCTACCCGTTGCCTTTCTGTTTtggaaaaagtttttttttgcttccaAAGCTCCTCGATCGGCTTCAACGGGGGTTTTCCTTCGGCTCGGCTACGTAACAATGAATTAAGCCATTTTAATGGTGTTGATGAAACAAGGGAAACAGAAGGGGGAAATTGAAATTGTTCTATGAAAATGAAATGGTCTAATTTTTGCGGctcaaagtttataaattgtACGTAGATGATCATAGAATTAAGAATAAAGGGTGATTTGGTGCAAAGGTGAGCATGGTATAAGAATCAGAAAAAGGAAATCCCAAACAGGGTTTTTATGTGCAATGGCTAATGGTCACGTGGTTGAAAGAATGTTATGATGCCACTGTTAATATGACACTTGTGATAGACAAAATATTACTGATAACGTTTCACAAATCTATGGTAGGTTctactatatattaaaaaaaaaaaaaaaagtaactatTTACTTTATTGGGTAAAATTTGATTCAAGTAAATAATATCCAACAAAGACAGTTAATTGGTCTTGCAGTTTAATGATGTTTCCATTCTCTTCCAACAAAGAAACGTGGGCTGTCTTACTATAAGAACAGGATGTATGAGGGTAAATGATTTTCTATTTTACTTGTTGAACTTCAATTATAGCTCAACTACTATTACTGCGAGACTCATGAAGATTCGCCTGTACACAAAGAGGAaggaataaataataataataataataataaataatgaaCTTTCATATTACTAATATTAGAGTGAGATTGTAGGTAGGTCCAAGACCTAGTAGATGGCTACATAATTTGtaagtaagaaaaataagaagacaaaAGAGCTATAATTTGGTATAATGTAATTCTCTATACAAGCCATTCATTTATAATAAACAACCACAATTATACCACTTTATGATCCTAgcaaaaagaaattttcaacCCATTTTCTCTTTTGGCTTTTTCTGCAAATCTTATTTGAGGGCCGGACAATTTCTTAATTGTTTTAGAGGGGCTTTTAGCTGTTTTCGAGTGGTCGAGTCACTTTCATTCATTGTTTTGTGAGTAGTCGAATTACTTTTATCGTGTATTTTGTAATTGTTTGATCATGCAATCAATTATTTTGAGGAATCGAACCACTTCTTTGAAGATAATTGGACGAAGAAGAGATAGAAAAGGAAGTGATTGTTTTTGTTTCACTAAAACTAATGACATGACATAATCATGACTGTTCATCGGCCTTAAGAGAATTAAAAGCTCAACAATTTTGTGGAATTATAAGGAATATAGAgtagagatatgttatttgtataATTCTTACAtaataattgtacaacaatCCTGATGTgtctaatatttaaaaaaaaaattaaaaaaaattaaaaatattagacaCAATAACGTTATGGTGCAAAATTATTGTGTAGctcacatatttttataaagcaTAGATACCCCTTCACCTTTTACATGAATCACGCGTGGGAATCCATGGTCAATAAATAAAGCGAAGAATTCAACAAAATACCCAAGACTCCGTTAGGAAACAAAAAATCTTGGCTGTAAAGCCGAGCCGTTATCCCTTCCCCTTTTTTGACTCTTTCTGGACCCCATTAAGCTGTTCACCCCACGCCCCTTTATATACACCCCCCACACGCCCCCCTCTCTTTCACATCTCAGCTCCAAACAAGGCCAATTagccaaaaccaaaaccaaacacACATCTGAACCAGTGTTCTTCATCCATGGCCGATGCACAGAGGAGTAAGTCCGGCAGCGGGAACCGGCGCCAGCCCAGCCGGCTGCAGCGGCGGGCCCCGTCGCTACAAATCAGCGCACCCGTCTCTAATTGGAACGTGGCCATCCCGCTCCTATCTCCGCTTGCCACGTCCCCGACGTCCCCGAACCTGTTGAACGATCGGATGGCGGAGACGAAGCCGAGGGAGGATCCGAGGCAGCAAGGCGCCGAGGCCGAGAAAGTGGCTTTCAAGAAATGGCAGCACCCGGCGGCTCCCTTCTGCTACGAGCCGGCGCCGCGGGTCCGACCCTTCGTGCCGGCGTAGACAGGAGTAGATAGGGGGTAATAGGATTGTATGATTGGCAAATAGTATGTAGATCTAACGGTGTGAGTTGGAAGAGTTTTTTTGATCAACATTGACATGATCGAGTTTGTGCAAGCTGTATACAGGGTTAAATAATTTATTGCGGTTATAAAACAAACTTGCTTTTGTACATATATTTACTGAGTGGGGCAGGTTTTTAGGTAAGTTTGGGTTCAAATTTCTAAACTCTTTTTTAACTCTTTCTTAGTATACAcacaaccatttttttaatggaaaaaatgatttccaATCTGAATAATTAAGTGCATTTGTAACTTGTAAATCAAGGAAACAAATGAATGcctccaagcaatcaatttgcACTTGCTCGATGGGGGAAGACATCTGGATTCCGGAGCATGACCACCATCCGATCTCGTGATCTGGTTCTCCAGACAATGACATACCTACCGTTCAATCTTGTGCTCCAGGCCTACCTAGAGTGACCGACCCATTCTTCAATTTGCGACTGTCATCATCAACCAATTCAATCAAAACCAACCGACTGCTGTCCTTTGGACtcggtttggtttggtttggtttggttacTTATGTTGGTTGTGTCGGAAGGAAAAAACATGGTAAACAACCTGATGTGTAAGAATCAAACCCCGTATTGAAATAGATGACTAGATTTTGTATACCAATTgctaaaaaattgataaatgaaTACTCTAAATTACGTAAAGTTTTTTCCTTATAATAACTGATCAAATATTTCATGCACATTAAAAGGAGTTAGAAGCAGCATTTTGCAATTTGAACGTGATGATAATTTGTGTGATAATGATAAGGATGATGACCATGATCATGATGATAATTACAACTATAATTAGCTCAGTGTATGTAagatgctttcttttttttttttttttaatcagggTTTTTAATCAGGGTATCTCAATTCACTTATAGTCGAACAGTACCTCGAAATGTCTAGCCTGCACACAGTGGTAGAATGTTCCGAGCGTAGAGGCCCAGTCAAGATCTTTAGACTAATTCCCGGCTCAATGTCTGATGCCAGTTCAAGCATTGGACTTTAAATCGCTGGCTATGTACGGGTGGCTAGCCCCAAGAGGTGTGTGATAATGATAAGGATGATGAGcacgatgatgatgataattACAACTATAATTAACTGAGTGCATGTAAGATgctctctcctttttttattttatttttttttatttttaatcaggATATCTCAATTCACTTATAGTCAAACAGTACCTCGGGATGTCTAGCCTGCACACAGTGGTAGAATGTTCCGAGCGTAAAGGCTCAATCAGGATTCTCAGACTAATTCCCGGCTCAATGTCCAACCCCACTTCAGGCATTGGACCTTAAATTGCAAGCTATGTACGAGTGGCTAGCCCCAAGAGGTGTGTGATAATGATAAGGATGATGACcacgatgatgatgataatttcaaatataattaaCTGAGTGCATGTAagatgctctctctctctctctctctctctctctctctcttttttttaaaaaaaattgtttttttttttatcagggtATTTCAGTTCACTTATAGTCGAACAGTACCTCAGAATGTCAGCCTGCACACAGTGGTAGAATGTTCCAAGCGTAAAGGCTCAATCAAGATTCTCAGGCTAATTCCCGACTCAATGTCTGACGCCACTTCAAGCAGTGGACCTTAAATCGCAGGCTATGTACGGGTGGCTAGCCCCAAGAAGTGTGTGATAATGATAAGGATGATGACcacgatgatgatgataattACAACTATAATTAACTGAGTGCATGTAAgatgctctcttttttcttttctttttttaatcaggGTATCTCAATTTACTTATAGTCAAACAGTACCTCGGGATGTCTAGCCTGCACACAGTGGTAGAATGTTTCGAGCGTAGAGGCCCAGTCAGGATCCTTAGACTAATTTCGGGTTCAATGTTCGACGCTACTTCAGGCATTGGATCTTAAATTGCAGGCTATGTTCAGGTGGTTGGCCCCAAGATGTGTGTGATAATGATAAGGATGATGACcacgatgatgatgataattACAACTATAATTAGCACAACTATAATTAACTAAGTGCATGTAagatgctctttttttttttttttaatcagggTATCTCAATTCACTTATAGTCGAACAGTACCTCGGGATGTCTAGCCTGCACACAGTGATAGAATGTTTCGAGCGTAGAGGCCCAGTCAGGATCCTCAGACTAATTTCGGGTTCAATGTCCGATGCCACTTCAGGCATTGGATCTTAAATCGCAGGCTATATGTTCAGGTGGTTGGCCCCAAGATGTGTGTGATAATGATAAGGATGATGACcacgatgatgatgataattACATCTATAATTAACTGAGTGCATGTAAGATGgtctctcattttttatttttatttttatgtccgACATCACTTTAGGCATTGGACCTTAAATCATAGACTATGTCTGGGTAGCTGACCCCAAGAAGGAGGCATCATCGAGGAGTCTCGAACTAAAGACCCCAAAGAGAAATGCCCTAGAAGCCCCACCTATAACCACTTGACCAGTCCCTTGAGGTTATGTAAGATGCTTTTCCACTCTGGTATTTCTATTTTACTTGAGAAAAGACGAGATAATGGGTTAATGGTTGGGAACTTGGAGTTGTAGCACGAAAAATTTGCAATAATTGggattataaattttttaggtttttattgtATGTTCTTATATTTCATCTTTTATTGTGAGGTCTGAATACCTTAAACCTCTTaaatttcaacaacaaaaaagaaaaaaatcaaatttaatatttaggttttcatgtaattttaattatgtCCTTAAGTTTTTAatctgatttgaatttagtctttaggttttcaattttaaaaataaggtctttaagttttattcaaattttaaataagtcTTTTTATCACTTTACCGTCAAAGttaactatttttttgtttgttatgtgtACCTCATTTTACACATTAAGGTCTATCTCAGTATTAAGGTTAATGATTTTTCTTCTAATgctataaatatattaaattaaaatgacaaataatatagtttttgtttttagtagcTGGgggtcttttgtttttgtttttttatggaTGATTTGACGCTTAATGATATAACATTGATATTATGTGTTGATATGAACGTTACGTGACATATAATAAACCATTCATTTTTTACGGAAAAGTGATAAAGAGACTTATTTAAAATCTGGGCAAAACCTAAAGATCATCTTCTTGAAATTAGAAATCTAAGgactaaattaaaagaagataaaaatctatgggctaaatatgatttttcccttattttaaaTAGGTCATTCCATTAAACTATTGTctaattaatttcatattgtTCTTATTTAACACATCATGTATCCGATCACTATAGTAATTGTGCCACATGACACGTATAGTGGGTACATAATGTGTTAAATAAGAGTCACATGACATTAATTGATTGGTCTAACGTGacatatcattaattaattggacAATAAGTTAACGGAGGGACCTGtttaaaatcaaaagaaaacctAATGATGTAATGTtaaaattgaaatctcaagaaTTAAATTGAAATCACATGAAAAATTATGGAATAAATCTAattcccccccccctccccaaaatttttttttactctaaatCTACTTACGGAGAAATGATAGATGGGGACGTTTGACCATCCCCtgtctttcttttattatttaaaaagtatatttttattaaaaaaaatgaaaaaaaaatgcataaaagataaatgaaaaaaataatattttttttaatattaaatgaCAAATAGGGGACGGTCAAACGTCCCCTGTTTATCATTTCTCCTACTTATGACATAAATCGAATTGATACATTTTTATTGATAAGATGAATTTGGCGTCATTCTCTTATGTCTCTCGCATATCTTTTTataaattcatcattaaatCTATAAAACTCATATGTGGTCTCATAGATTTTATTGTGAATTTACACATTTTATATGAAGATAAACAAGCCAATAAAGTTGACAATTTATTTGACAATTAAGTTGtagactttttttatttaatgatacATCACAATTTATTTGACAATTAAGTTGTagaccttttctttctttcttttttgttaaaaaaagaagaagaagaagaagaaaagaaaacctcAATCACTATCAGGGGATTAAATTatagtaattaataataatgaaaattcaGTTTCTTTCAGTTTGGCATGCAGTTGACCAGTCTGGGCACCACCGACTTttagcctttttcttttcttctaaaaaaaacagTATCCTTCTCCTATCCCATACTTGTTTGAGATGATCAGATTTGAATGGTCATACccagaaaaacaataaaaaaaaaaggctcggaaaaagaacaaaagcaaggattcaaaaataaaaaataatggtatTAAAAGTAAGCCTCCACCCAAGGCTGAGAGAGCCGGTTTGTTAATCCTAATGACTCATAGGCACAAAAGTTTTCTATTAACCAGGGTTGACTTTAGTTAATTAAAATTAACAGTACATAAATCACAAGATTTACGTAATAGCATGAAAAGCTTTACCCATTAGTATGAAAAGCTTCAAGGTATTAGATTATGTTAAGGtgtttaaaaagttattttagtacataaaaagttGTAACAGGTAAAAATTGATCCGTCCGGTTAAAAAAGCTTTTGGGGAAGCTTAAAAATGACTTTTTTTAGATcaaaattctatttttcaacGCATTCCGAACAAGTTCTTATTAGTTAACAAAGATTAACAGTATGCAAATcacttcattaataaaaaattatgtcaaGTGggaatgataaaattttaatcataacaTCCTATATGTCATTTATCATGAATTAAAGTTATTAAACCATTAACTTATGCACATCTGTGAAGATTAAATTATGcatattattagtttttgtgatctcttttaaaaggttttaattcaatttttacTTAGCTAACTAGGTTCAATATCAAAAAGCTGCATATTTAAACTAGGGGTGGCAGTTCATATTCGCGTATCGAGTTCGGATCATGTCGAAGCatgtgtataaaattatataattcgACCTATTTCGTTAAACGAATCAAATTCTTCAACcctaaccctctaattttgtattgggttcgtgtcgggttcacaaatcatgtaaaaaattgcttgttattttgttatgtGTCAGATTCGAATCGTGTCACAGGTCAACTATAACCTAATCTATTTAAATCAAATGGGTCAAACCTTTTAACTCTAACTCTTAAATTTTGTATTAGGTTCATATCAAATTTGGAGGTCGTGTTTAAAATTATCGGTCCTAATTTAAACCCAAcgctttaaatcaattcaaatatTAAGCCCATACCATACCCTAATGTGTGAAAGTGTTACAATCATAATATATGCTGGCAGAAACGTCAGGCATAGGTGGAAAAAGATATTCTATACGCTTTTGATTGGCTGCTGTTTGTCTGATCTACAAGACTGGTCCTTGGTCTTTTACTGTAAAAGTattatattgaaaatattaGTGCTAATTTGTTTCTCGATTATTAAAAGAAGATTCTTATTATTCTAATTAAAATAGATTATTTTGCCGGACAGTAAGAAAGGATGATCCGcgcatcaaaaataaataaaaaaatttgtttgggtgtacgtttattttgtattatatttaaaattgtgaatattgagaaaatttattttttaaaattatatttgattggtttagagaattttagacaaaattaaaaaaggttgaataaaacttaattagaattttaattcaaaaaaacaacccaaacatatttttttacaatataataataataaaaaaaacatgccctaagaatttaaaaaagtaCCCAACCATCACTCATCAGACCCAAAAATCGATTGGAGTTTGGAGATGCCTTTGCCTTTAATCCCTTTATAGTCAAGACTGGAAAAAGGGGCCCGAATTTAGAAAGCCATCTAGCACCataaagaataagaagaaaattttcaagGGCCGAGTAGTTTAATTTGTGTATGTGGATGCAGTTGGTAGAATAAGAGTTAGGGATATTTTTCAAATCTTTTTGATTCCGGAAAATACACACTCCTAGTATAGCCATGCTAAAATCGAATGGGATCGGTCTTGGAGTTGGAACCTTTGGTATTGGCTTAGGTGCCGTAGTTTTTTCAACTttctatatttaattttattctccTTTCCATTAAAAGCTTTGAATTAAATTTGGACGGTTGGAAATACTACATAGAGTACTCTAGcctcattattattttttttttaattttttttttttaaagcacctaagccaa contains the following coding sequences:
- the LOC133874197 gene encoding uncharacterized protein At4g14450, chloroplastic-like; translated protein: MADAQRSKSGSGNRRQPSRLQRRAPSLQISAPVSNWNVAIPLLSPLATSPTSPNLLNDRMAETKPREDPRQQGAEAEKVAFKKWQHPAAPFCYEPAPRVRPFVPA